In one window of Prevotella sp. E13-17 DNA:
- a CDS encoding RNA-binding domain-containing protein, translating into MTPDKLKTIIAQKEGTEIEFKESKDSLARKVYESICAFLNRKGGHVVLGAKDNGEIVGVNPTKVQEQMDQLAKDMNNPQLFKPTYYLTYEPMDIDGKKIIYFYVPESNQAHSYKGIYYDRNQDGDFELRSTEQIANLFIRKSKMKTEDRVYPMLGMKDLDEEAFDELKRGIRIENSKHPWLNLSNEEIIRSGELIAIDPETGKEGLTLAAILLFGNSHAIATALPTYRIDLLCRVNDTELYDDRELLSCNLLKAYPIMMDFIKKHLPEQPYIEGIQRFSLRDRILREVALNLIIHREYSSAYPTTFTIYRDRIVTENWNIPYVYGHIDLQTMRPHRKNPKIANVFSQMGIVEELGSGIRKMFKYTPLYANGKEPIIEEQDVYRIEIPYVPTLLPTTDESGKKTGKKTGKELEDVIKEAIRKDSSITIQEFQKLTGLSKNGTWNVLNRMKEQNKIKRIGPDKGGHWEVVEE; encoded by the coding sequence ATGACTCCAGATAAGCTAAAGACAATCATAGCCCAGAAAGAGGGTACAGAGATTGAGTTCAAGGAATCCAAGGATAGCTTGGCTCGAAAGGTCTATGAGTCTATTTGTGCATTTCTGAACCGCAAAGGTGGTCATGTCGTATTAGGAGCGAAGGACAATGGGGAAATTGTCGGTGTCAACCCTACAAAGGTCCAAGAACAGATGGATCAGCTGGCTAAGGACATGAATAATCCTCAGTTGTTTAAGCCCACCTACTATCTGACTTATGAACCTATGGACATAGACGGAAAGAAGATTATCTATTTCTATGTCCCTGAGAGTAACCAGGCTCATAGCTATAAGGGAATTTATTATGACCGTAATCAGGATGGTGACTTTGAACTGCGCAGTACCGAGCAGATTGCCAATCTGTTTATTCGTAAGAGCAAGATGAAGACAGAGGATAGGGTATATCCGATGTTAGGGATGAAGGATCTCGACGAGGAAGCTTTTGATGAACTGAAAAGAGGAATTCGTATTGAGAACTCGAAACATCCTTGGCTAAATCTGTCAAACGAGGAAATTATACGTTCAGGTGAGCTAATTGCCATTGATCCTGAAACAGGCAAAGAGGGGCTGACACTGGCAGCAATCTTGTTGTTTGGTAACAGTCATGCTATTGCTACAGCTTTGCCAACATACAGAATAGATCTCTTGTGCCGAGTAAACGACACAGAGTTATATGATGACAGGGAATTGTTGAGTTGCAATCTGTTGAAAGCCTATCCAATAATGATGGACTTTATCAAGAAGCATCTGCCAGAACAGCCCTACATTGAGGGAATACAGAGATTCAGTCTGCGTGACAGGATACTGAGAGAGGTTGCCCTAAACCTCATCATCCATCGCGAGTACAGTAGTGCTTATCCAACAACGTTTACCATCTATCGTGACCGCATCGTTACCGAGAACTGGAATATCCCGTATGTCTATGGTCACATCGACCTCCAGACAATGCGTCCGCATCGTAAGAACCCCAAGATAGCTAACGTATTCTCTCAAATGGGTATCGTTGAGGAACTTGGCAGTGGAATAAGGAAGATGTTCAAGTATACGCCGCTCTATGCTAATGGCAAGGAACCAATTATAGAAGAACAGGATGTATACCGCATAGAGATTCCTTATGTTCCCACTTTACTTCCCACTACAGATGAGAGTGGGAAGAAAACTGGGAAGAAAACTGGGAAGGAACTCGAAGATGTTATTAAAGAGGCAATAAGGAAAGATTCTTCTATAACTATTCAAGAGTTTCAGAAATTAACAGGTCTCTCTAAAAATGGCACCTGGAATGTGCTGAATAGGATGAAAGAACAAAACAAGATTAAACGTATTGGGCCTGATAAGGGCGGGCATTGGGAAGTCGTCGAAGAATAA
- a CDS encoding DUF2795 domain-containing protein, giving the protein MYWTLELASKLEDAPWPATKDELIDYAMRSGCPLEVLENLQEIEDEGDVYESIEDIWPDYPTKEDFLFNEDEY; this is encoded by the coding sequence ATGTATTGGACTCTAGAATTAGCTTCAAAACTGGAAGACGCTCCCTGGCCAGCAACTAAAGATGAATTGATTGACTATGCCATGCGATCAGGTTGCCCTTTAGAGGTGCTTGAAAACCTGCAGGAGATAGAGGATGAGGGCGATGTCTATGAAAGTATCGAGGATATATGGCCCGACTATCCCACTAAAGAAGACTTCCTTTTCAACGAGGATGAGTATTAA
- a CDS encoding tyrosine-type recombinase/integrase: protein MGRPKRLYPLGKYRLRTPKVIEKDKTYPVELEYTWNRQVIRKSTNVFVKAADWNQKGNQGRGEIRASHGNEYKRLNQLLINRVDRIDAQLAEYNEKHPNQITAEIINGFLADKPLTRKDQGKDFVEFAMARLESDYSRNRIGRSRYMNGKCCMNVFTIFLRSTKKGTYDKDKIYVGDITPELVDNYIEWRREIKQNSDETINHALTPIQKACAYAAELGMIEPTVNARIQDMRIITKPSLSAEEEEEFDGKSLSQAQMDALLQYYKNCKEPRRKEFLEMFFFAFHACGLRIVDVMTLQWGHVNLEKKELRKIMIKTGKRHIIPLSEPALQILKKWREKRVGCRYVFDLVKDSLDLDDADALYKARNNATKCINQSIVVAGDQIGLPFNLSMHVARHSFAVLALNKGLSMSVVSRLLGHSSTDITEKVYARFLPETLSSELNKLSGDLTKLELF, encoded by the coding sequence ATGGGAAGACCAAAAAGATTGTATCCGTTAGGAAAATATCGCCTTCGTACACCGAAAGTGATTGAGAAGGATAAAACCTATCCAGTAGAGTTGGAATACACATGGAATAGGCAGGTAATCCGTAAGTCAACTAATGTATTTGTGAAAGCAGCTGACTGGAACCAAAAGGGGAATCAGGGACGTGGTGAAATCAGAGCCAGTCATGGAAATGAGTATAAGCGCCTTAATCAATTGCTCATAAATCGTGTTGATAGGATAGATGCACAACTGGCTGAGTACAACGAGAAGCACCCCAATCAGATAACAGCAGAGATAATCAATGGCTTTCTTGCTGATAAGCCTCTTACCCGCAAGGATCAAGGCAAAGACTTCGTAGAGTTTGCTATGGCTCGTTTGGAATCAGATTACTCCAGGAATAGAATTGGTAGGAGCCGTTATATGAATGGCAAATGCTGTATGAATGTGTTTACCATATTCCTCCGCTCAACAAAGAAAGGAACATATGATAAAGACAAGATATATGTTGGCGATATTACTCCCGAACTGGTAGACAACTATATTGAATGGCGTAGGGAGATTAAGCAAAATAGTGATGAAACAATAAACCATGCATTGACACCGATACAGAAAGCATGTGCCTATGCCGCTGAATTGGGTATGATTGAGCCTACAGTCAATGCTCGTATTCAGGATATGCGAATTATCACCAAACCGTCCTTATCTGCCGAAGAAGAGGAAGAGTTTGACGGAAAGAGTCTAAGCCAAGCACAGATGGATGCGCTGCTTCAGTATTACAAGAACTGCAAGGAGCCACGTAGAAAAGAATTCCTTGAAATGTTTTTCTTTGCTTTTCATGCCTGTGGTCTCAGAATAGTGGATGTAATGACCCTGCAATGGGGCCATGTTAATCTGGAGAAGAAAGAATTGAGGAAGATCATGATAAAGACCGGTAAACGTCATATCATTCCTTTGTCAGAGCCAGCGTTACAAATATTAAAAAAATGGCGTGAAAAGCGGGTAGGGTGCCGTTATGTGTTCGATTTAGTCAAGGATAGCCTTGATCTTGATGATGCTGATGCACTCTATAAAGCTCGTAATAATGCCACTAAATGCATCAATCAATCGATAGTAGTAGCAGGAGACCAGATAGGGCTCCCTTTTAATCTGTCGATGCATGTAGCCAGACACTCATTTGCTGTTCTTGCCTTAAACAAAGGGTTGTCGATGTCAGTTGTTAGCCGCTTGTTAGGCCATAGCAGTACAGATATTACAGAAAAGGTTTATGCTCGCTTTCTGCCAGAAACCTTATCCTCGGAACTGAACAAGTTGAGTGGCGATTTGACGAAATTGGAACTTTTCTAA
- a CDS encoding helix-turn-helix domain-containing protein, producing the protein MGKTKNIHYFSVENMDLREVVGSECHIINNDDITIILNGCPRNATFLRDGEIYQLPEPHLLLVMNGEADIQLDLEHYHIEKGTLILTTPDMILEFTHCSMDLMLCGIADKTHIHIPESIVMACPAKDAEYLLRMMYLLWDISTQQPYRRDTVKQMTEAMLSNANYIKQAAEASEKTDAPSRNQQLFQQFKLLVSKYCERERNIPFYAKELRVSPHHLSSVISKASGHSVMYWINRAVVLRARMLLKTSDLMTYEIADRLNFPNSPAFNSFFKREMGITPRMYRNNLNTCDS; encoded by the coding sequence ATGGGTAAGACAAAAAACATACATTATTTCTCAGTTGAGAACATGGATTTGCGAGAGGTAGTCGGCAGCGAGTGCCACATCATCAACAACGACGACATCACTATCATCCTGAATGGATGTCCACGCAATGCTACATTCTTGCGTGATGGAGAAATATACCAACTGCCAGAGCCTCACTTGCTATTAGTAATGAATGGCGAGGCTGACATTCAGCTGGATTTGGAGCATTATCACATAGAGAAAGGTACGCTCATACTCACCACGCCCGACATGATTTTGGAGTTTACTCATTGCAGCATGGACCTCATGCTATGCGGCATTGCTGACAAGACACATATCCACATACCAGAAAGTATTGTCATGGCTTGTCCTGCTAAAGATGCAGAGTACCTGCTTCGCATGATGTATCTGCTTTGGGACATTTCCACCCAACAACCATACCGACGTGATACTGTGAAGCAGATGACAGAAGCCATGCTGAGCAATGCTAATTATATCAAACAGGCCGCTGAAGCTAGCGAAAAGACTGATGCCCCGTCACGCAATCAACAGTTGTTTCAGCAGTTTAAGCTGCTGGTCAGCAAGTATTGCGAACGAGAGCGCAACATCCCCTTCTATGCCAAAGAACTGCGAGTCAGTCCTCACCATCTTTCATCGGTCATCAGCAAGGCCAGCGGCCACAGCGTCATGTACTGGATCAATCGTGCCGTTGTACTTCGGGCCAGGATGCTGCTAAAGACCAGTGACCTGATGACCTACGAGATTGCCGATCGTCTGAATTTCCCCAACTCTCCAGCCTTCAATAGTTTCTTTAAACGTGAGATGGGTATAACTCCAAGAATGTATAGGAACAACCTCAATACATGTGACAGTTAG
- a CDS encoding cob(I)yrinic acid a,c-diamide adenosyltransferase: protein MTKIYTRRGDGGLTDLIGGIRIRKNDVRLEAYGTVDELSSHLGLLAAWMGDDDEHATVLRIQNDLFYIGSHLATDQTTTRLYASAILPDGETQMLEQHIDEMQQQLPEVRGFILPGGCQAAAQAHVCRTVCRRAERHVLTLAEIAPVDDHVIQFLNRLSDYLFVLAKKINIKAGRSEIMWQNACR from the coding sequence ATGACTAAGATCTATACACGACGAGGCGATGGCGGACTAACAGACCTGATAGGTGGCATACGTATCAGGAAAAACGATGTGCGACTGGAGGCCTATGGCACCGTTGACGAGCTGAGCTCGCATCTTGGACTACTTGCTGCTTGGATGGGGGATGACGATGAGCACGCAACCGTTTTGCGCATACAGAATGATTTGTTCTACATCGGCTCGCATCTGGCCACCGATCAGACCACCACACGTCTCTATGCTTCTGCCATCTTGCCTGATGGAGAGACACAGATGCTCGAACAGCATATCGACGAAATGCAACAACAGTTGCCAGAGGTTCGAGGGTTTATATTGCCTGGCGGTTGTCAGGCAGCAGCTCAGGCTCACGTCTGTCGGACCGTCTGCCGTCGTGCTGAACGGCATGTTTTGACGCTTGCAGAAATAGCACCTGTAGATGATCATGTGATTCAATTTTTGAACCGTCTGAGCGACTATTTATTTGTTTTAGCAAAAAAAATTAATATAAAAGCTGGTCGTAGTGAAATAATGTGGCAAAATGCTTGCAGATAA
- a CDS encoding AraC family transcriptional regulator — protein sequence METIYYTREANAMLNTLIEAGDEVELKMLLEKAKVNFLIAPTVLSGLLQGQEIVYRMEDGVQYFRVNENYHLLKRETDSYRPRDVDIYLRFRQAIKQYFREHYSVSDYAAILRVTPKYLATVVRRVSGQTAKKLIEQETVGEIKHTLLHTQLTAKEISAQFHFPNTSSFCRFFTRHTGVTPQEFQKNSLIIK from the coding sequence ATGGAAACAATATACTACACACGAGAGGCTAACGCCATGCTCAATACGCTGATAGAGGCGGGTGACGAAGTGGAACTGAAAATGCTGTTGGAAAAGGCCAAAGTCAATTTCCTGATAGCCCCAACAGTCCTTTCCGGTCTTTTGCAGGGGCAGGAAATAGTCTATCGCATGGAGGATGGCGTACAGTATTTCCGCGTCAACGAGAATTACCATTTGCTCAAGCGCGAAACAGACAGCTACCGTCCTCGTGATGTTGACATCTACCTCCGCTTCCGTCAGGCGATAAAGCAGTATTTCCGTGAGCATTATTCCGTCAGCGATTATGCCGCCATCCTTCGTGTCACACCGAAATATCTCGCCACCGTCGTCAGGAGAGTCAGTGGACAAACCGCCAAAAAACTGATAGAACAGGAGACCGTTGGCGAAATCAAGCACACCCTTCTCCACACCCAACTTACGGCAAAGGAGATTTCTGCTCAATTCCACTTCCCCAATACATCCTCATTCTGTCGTTTCTTCACAAGGCATACAGGAGTGACACCGCAAGAATTCCAGAAAAACAGTCTCATCATAAAGTAA
- a CDS encoding DUF6371 domain-containing protein has translation MDDKELKQILATKAPAYERSFIEIPRDSFVPRHSSMSDYMDKLVNYNANMLNRIDNLVMRYRLGATSKTISEHFGTVLPRINKKGMIVGGSVIYYNTENGAMLQKDDLTNHLYSWYAFDYYTDSNVFFGEHLCRDRQTVIVQEEKTALLGALAHPNYDWLAVGVGNNLTDAMMKKFIGRQVILFPDDFCFDFWSDHFGSKFKVDDGFTHQDINQYLIDIIHKQSVP, from the coding sequence ATGGACGATAAAGAACTGAAACAGATACTTGCCACCAAGGCACCAGCCTATGAGCGGTCTTTCATAGAGATTCCGAGGGATAGCTTTGTTCCTCGTCATTCCTCTATGTCTGATTATATGGACAAGTTGGTGAACTACAATGCTAACATGCTTAACCGCATTGATAATCTCGTTATGCGCTATCGGCTGGGTGCTACCTCTAAAACGATAAGTGAACACTTTGGTACTGTTCTGCCACGTATCAACAAGAAAGGGATGATAGTTGGTGGTAGTGTCATCTACTACAATACTGAGAATGGAGCCATGCTCCAGAAAGATGATCTTACCAATCATCTCTATTCTTGGTATGCTTTCGACTATTATACTGACTCTAACGTATTCTTTGGAGAACATCTGTGTCGTGACAGACAGACCGTCATCGTTCAAGAAGAGAAGACGGCTTTACTCGGAGCATTGGCTCATCCTAACTACGACTGGTTGGCAGTTGGTGTCGGCAACAACCTGACGGATGCGATGATGAAGAAGTTCATTGGACGACAGGTCATCCTCTTCCCTGATGACTTCTGCTTCGACTTCTGGTCAGATCACTTTGGCAGCAAGTTCAAGGTGGATGACGGTTTTACCCACCAAGACATTAACCAGTATCTGATAGACATCATCCATAAACAGTCAGTACCATGA
- a CDS encoding AAA family ATPase has product MREDIFDQSFKEYQECDPVDGGGFHVERMNQCIDEAHQLPPLVPLYPNIVLEGDLSIIFGQSGIGKTIFAMQIARHIAENGKRLLYVDCEMTPRQLGNRYGTANFPPTFLRAEMDREHPSEDVLKGIEEVAVANHVQVVFIDNITALGQSLDRSADAGTLMASLNTLKKQYNWTLVVLNHVPKMFSGYQPLSLSAMQGSAKINQLIDDAIGIAQSCIDSNLVYVKQCKWRNGELTMGADHVAVYERCKDGYGNLGFVSRGFGTEQEHLSIESGNEREEIRARVRELSAKGMTQTAIAEQLGISQSKVSRLLKE; this is encoded by the coding sequence ATGAGGGAAGACATATTTGATCAATCATTCAAGGAGTACCAAGAGTGTGACCCTGTAGATGGTGGTGGATTCCATGTTGAACGGATGAACCAGTGCATTGACGAAGCTCATCAACTGCCTCCATTAGTTCCTCTCTATCCAAACATTGTGCTCGAAGGTGATCTCAGTATCATCTTCGGGCAGTCTGGCATCGGCAAGACCATCTTCGCTATGCAGATAGCCCGCCATATCGCCGAGAATGGCAAGCGACTGTTATACGTGGACTGTGAGATGACACCTCGCCAACTTGGCAACCGCTATGGGACTGCTAACTTTCCTCCTACTTTCCTTCGTGCAGAGATGGATAGGGAGCATCCTTCTGAGGATGTCCTAAAAGGAATTGAGGAAGTAGCTGTAGCCAATCATGTACAAGTCGTATTTATCGACAACATCACTGCCTTGGGACAATCGCTTGACAGAAGTGCTGATGCAGGAACCCTGATGGCCTCGCTAAATACCTTGAAGAAGCAATACAACTGGACGTTGGTCGTGCTCAACCATGTTCCCAAGATGTTTTCTGGTTATCAGCCTCTTTCCCTTTCTGCCATGCAGGGGTCTGCAAAGATAAACCAACTGATAGATGACGCTATCGGAATAGCACAATCCTGCATCGACTCAAACCTTGTTTACGTCAAACAGTGCAAGTGGCGTAACGGTGAGTTGACGATGGGAGCCGACCATGTGGCTGTCTATGAACGCTGTAAGGATGGCTATGGTAATCTGGGGTTCGTCAGTCGTGGATTTGGCACAGAGCAGGAACATCTGAGTATTGAAAGTGGCAACGAAAGGGAAGAAATAAGGGCTCGTGTAAGAGAACTCTCAGCCAAGGGAATGACACAGACAGCGATAGCCGAACAGCTCGGAATATCGCAGAGTAAGGTGTCAAGACTCCTGAAAGAATAG
- a CDS encoding helix-turn-helix domain-containing protein: MKKTTVEKLCDRELLEEIFRVVQGKKNLSGNNDLPEQPSRVYSNKEVMDMLGVKDKYMKKLRDNGYIGYSREGDKYWYTQDDIDKFLRHFHYEAFATNPNLPRQEGGRV; encoded by the coding sequence ATGAAAAAAACAACAGTAGAAAAGCTATGCGACAGAGAGTTGCTGGAAGAGATCTTTCGCGTAGTACAAGGTAAAAAGAACCTTTCAGGTAACAATGATCTTCCAGAACAGCCTTCTCGTGTTTACAGCAACAAGGAGGTTATGGACATGTTGGGTGTCAAGGATAAGTACATGAAGAAACTCCGCGACAATGGCTATATCGGCTATTCGCGTGAAGGTGACAAGTACTGGTACACTCAGGATGACATAGACAAGTTTTTGCGTCACTTTCATTATGAAGCGTTTGCTACTAATCCTAATCTACCAAGACAGGAAGGAGGCAGAGTTTGA